Proteins encoded together in one Impatiens glandulifera chromosome 1, dImpGla2.1, whole genome shotgun sequence window:
- the LOC124911854 gene encoding uncharacterized protein LOC124911854, with the protein MPSDNKEVIFWRMVDATVRTWIMNTIDKKNNVHFQSTLTSQQLWDEIKACYEGNNGPTQYQLRKNIYTIQQGDLDLEEYYSRTMLYWAELIHLQPHRNCTCYKINIDTCVGCKLEKQVIMDYENINLYLFLLGLDDSFENIKDSILMMDPLPNVYKAFTMLLNVEKKKQINIQNHQHHSTMFVNSNGGLMKKTRGPDDGRQNNKNTVCNHCRMRGHIKEQCFRILGYPEWWENSKIRNAVYAANTPFFDDEDAPVEISQ; encoded by the coding sequence ATGCCAAGTGATAACAAAGAAGTTATATTTTGGAGGATGGTCGACGCAACTGTAAGAACTTGGATTATGAATACTATTGATAAGAAGAACAATGTTCATTTTCAGAGCACTCTTACTTCACAACAATTATGGGACGAAATCAAAGCATGCTATGAAGGAAACAATGGGCCAACACAGTATCAATTGAGGAAGAATATCTACACAATTCAACAAGGTGATTTAGACCTAGAAGAGTATTATTCGAGAACAATGCTTTATTGGGCTGAACTTATTCATTTACAACCACACAGAAACTGCActtgttataaaattaatatagacACATGCGTTGGATGTAAACTTGAGAAACAAGTGATAATGGATtatgaaaatatcaatttatactTGTTCTTATTAGGCCTTGATGACTCTTTTGAGAACATCAAGGATTCTATACTCATGATGGATCCTCTACCAAATGTATACAAAGCCTTCACCATGTTACTCAATGTTGAGAAGAAAAAACAgattaatattcaaaaccatcagCATCATTCGACTATGTTCGTGAATTCAAATGGAGGACTTATGAAGAAGACAAGAGGACCTGATGATGGAAGACAGAATAATAAGAACACAGTGTGTAATCATTGTAGGATGAGAGGGCATATCAAGGAACAATGTTTCAGAATTCTTGGCTACCCTGAATGGTGGGAAAATTCAAAGATAAGAAATGCAGTATATGCAGCAAACACACCATTctttgatgatgaagatgcaCCAGTTGAAATCTCTCAATGA